Part of the Sphingobium sp. TKS genome is shown below.
ATGGTCAATCCGATGATCGTTGAGGGCCAGATCAGAGGTGGCCTGGCACAAGGAGTGGGCATGATCCTGCTCGAAGAACTGGTTCATGACGAGCGGGGACAGCTCATAACGTCCACGTTTCAGGACTATCTGCTGCCGACCAGCCTCGACATCCCGGACATTGAGATATCCCATCTGGAAACGCCGTCCTCGCTCGTGCCTGGCGGGATCAAGGGCATGGGCGAGTCCGCGATGATTTCGGCGCCTGCGGCTGTCGCAGGTGCGGTCAACGACGCGCTCGCCTGCCTCGACGCCAAGATCGAGCAGTTTCCTGCCTCGCCCCAGCGGATTTTCGAAGCCCTGTCGAAAGCCGGTGCGTGGGCACGGGCCGAACACCTCGACGGCATTAAGGAGGAACCAGACCGGTGAATTTCCAGTATCGTTTCAAACTGCCCGTACCGGTCGAACGAGCATGGCCCATCCTCCTTGATGTTCGTCGCGTGGCATCCTGCATGCCCGGGGCAGGCATCGAATCCGGCGAAGGGGACGATTATGTCGGCCGCATGAAAGTGAAGGTCGGCCCGATCGAGATGGCCTATAGTGGAGATCTCCATTTCGTAGAGCGGGACGGAGCCGCGCATCGCATGAAAGTGGAAGGCGTGGGCCGCGAGGTGCGTGGCGGCGGCGGCGCCAAGGCGGTTGTGACGATGCAGGCCTCGTCTGTTCCGGGCGGCTGCGACATCGCAATCGACAGCGAATATGAACTCAGCGGTCGCGCCGCGCAATTCGGCACGGGTATGATAGATGAGATCGGCGCCAAGTTGATGCAGGAATTTGCCCGGCGTCTTGAGAAACTGATCCTAGGCAGTGGTTCGCAGGAGTCCGTCCCGGCAGGAGCTACCTCAAAGCCACCATCAATGCCGCAACCTGCGATGGCCACTGCATCATCGGCTCGACAGGACTGGCCGGAAGAGGAGAATGAAGCGCTCGACCTCGTCGGCTTAGCCTGGGCACCGGTGCTTCGGCGTAGCCTGCCGATCATTCATCTGCTGATCTCCGCGGCGACGCTGATCTATTTGATCGTTCGCCTGCAATGACCCGCAGCGATTGAACGAGCGTTTGCCATGAAAGGTGCCTCGGCCCTCTTCCGGTTTCTGAACGATGCCGCAGCCCGCGGCGAACGCACCGCGCTGGTGACGATCACCGGCGTTG
Proteins encoded:
- a CDS encoding SRPBCC family protein; this encodes MNFQYRFKLPVPVERAWPILLDVRRVASCMPGAGIESGEGDDYVGRMKVKVGPIEMAYSGDLHFVERDGAAHRMKVEGVGREVRGGGGAKAVVTMQASSVPGGCDIAIDSEYELSGRAAQFGTGMIDEIGAKLMQEFARRLEKLILGSGSQESVPAGATSKPPSMPQPAMATASSARQDWPEEENEALDLVGLAWAPVLRRSLPIIHLLISAATLIYLIVRLQ